In Janthinobacterium rivuli, a single genomic region encodes these proteins:
- a CDS encoding integration host factor subunit beta has protein sequence MTKSELINRLAERYSQLVAKDAEYAVKTILDAMTNALATGQRIEIRGFGSFALNSRPPRIGRNPKSGDKVMVPEKRVPHFKPGKQLRERVDAMVGQPIIED, from the coding sequence ATGACAAAGTCCGAGCTGATCAACCGCCTCGCTGAGCGTTATTCTCAGCTGGTGGCGAAAGATGCGGAGTATGCCGTCAAGACCATTCTCGATGCGATGACCAACGCCCTGGCGACCGGTCAGCGTATCGAGATCCGCGGTTTTGGCAGTTTTGCCCTGAACAGCAGGCCCCCGCGCATCGGCCGCAACCCGAAATCCGGCGACAAGGTGATGGTTCCCGAAAAACGGGTGCCCCACTTCAAACCGGGCAAACAGTTGCGCGAGCGCGTGGACGCGATGGTCGGGCAACCGATTATCGAGGATTAA
- a CDS encoding LapA family protein: protein MKIISTIVGCVLFVLFFSFALKNAQVVDLHVFLNYEIRGPLVLMLLGFFVAGASLGVLALTPTVFRHRREATKQKTTIAALQTVGVASNVQPQPDSVSAQ, encoded by the coding sequence ATGAAAATCATCTCCACCATCGTTGGCTGTGTTCTTTTCGTCCTGTTCTTCAGTTTTGCGCTGAAGAATGCGCAGGTTGTTGACCTGCATGTTTTCCTTAATTATGAAATTCGCGGCCCCCTGGTCCTGATGCTGCTGGGCTTTTTTGTCGCTGGCGCGAGCCTGGGCGTATTGGCCCTGACGCCGACCGTGTTCCGTCACCGCCGCGAAGCGACCAAGCAAAAAACCACCATTGCCGCGCTGCAGACCGTTGGCGTGGCCAGCAATGTCCAGCCGCAACCGGACAGCGTGAGCGCGCAGTAA
- the lapB gene encoding lipopolysaccharide assembly protein LapB — protein sequence MDFELWWLLGIPMFFALGWIAARVDIHQLVSESRSLPRNYFKGLNFLLNEQHDKAIDAFIEVVKLDPESADMHFALGNLFRRRGETERAIRVHQNLLARPDLPLEQQGHAAYELGMDYLKAGLLDRAEETFNSLIDTQYAAQARRALLEIYQREKEWPRAIEAAVGLQESGAGARQKEIAQFYCELAHDALVHMKPDEAMPLLEKALQTDRKSVRATILTGDVLLARGDVEGALTTWRRVEQQSVPHVALVAQRLMDGYTKLGRPQEGVNLLRSYLEEASSIDLIEVVFKAVIELDGVEAAKQLVSAELRRTPTLLGLDKLLEARMMDAPAAIWSELSMVKNLVHGYTQKLARYQCSHCGFKARQFYWHCPGCNKWETYPPRRTEELNVMN from the coding sequence ATGGATTTTGAACTCTGGTGGCTCTTGGGTATCCCGATGTTTTTCGCGCTGGGCTGGATTGCCGCGCGCGTGGACATTCATCAACTGGTGTCCGAATCGCGCAGCCTGCCGCGCAATTATTTCAAGGGCTTGAATTTCCTGCTCAACGAGCAGCATGACAAGGCCATCGACGCCTTTATCGAAGTCGTCAAGCTGGACCCGGAATCGGCCGATATGCACTTTGCGCTGGGCAATTTGTTCCGCCGCCGCGGCGAAACGGAGCGCGCCATCCGCGTGCACCAGAACTTGCTGGCGCGCCCGGACCTGCCGCTGGAACAGCAGGGCCACGCCGCCTACGAGCTGGGCATGGATTACCTGAAGGCGGGTCTGCTGGACCGCGCCGAAGAAACTTTCAATAGCCTGATCGACACGCAATATGCGGCCCAGGCGCGCCGCGCGCTGCTGGAAATCTACCAGCGCGAAAAGGAATGGCCACGCGCCATCGAAGCGGCCGTGGGCTTGCAGGAATCGGGCGCCGGCGCGCGCCAGAAGGAAATCGCCCAGTTCTATTGCGAACTGGCGCATGACGCCCTCGTGCACATGAAACCGGACGAGGCCATGCCGCTGCTGGAAAAAGCCTTGCAGACGGACCGCAAGAGCGTGCGCGCCACCATCCTGACGGGCGACGTGCTGCTGGCGCGCGGCGACGTGGAAGGCGCGCTGACCACCTGGCGCCGCGTGGAGCAGCAAAGCGTGCCGCACGTGGCCCTGGTGGCGCAGCGCCTGATGGATGGCTACACCAAGCTGGGCCGTCCACAGGAAGGCGTCAACCTGCTGCGCTCCTACCTGGAAGAGGCGTCGTCGATCGACCTGATCGAAGTCGTCTTCAAGGCCGTCATCGAACTCGATGGCGTGGAAGCGGCGAAGCAGCTGGTCAGCGCCGAGCTGCGCCGCACGCCAACCCTGCTGGGCCTCGATAAACTGCTGGAAGCGCGCATGATGGATGCGCCGGCCGCGATCTGGTCCGAGCTGTCGATGGTGAAAAACCTCGTGCACGGCTACACGCAAAAGCTGGCCCGCTACCAGTGCAGCCACTGCGGCTTCAAGGCGCGCCAGTTCTACTGGCACTGCCCTGGCTGCAATAAGTGGGAGACTTACCCACCACGCCGCACAGAAGAACTCAATGTCATGAACTGA